The genomic interval AAAGCCGGTGTATTAATTAATGCTAGTAATGTCACGACCTTGCGATGACCCTCCTTAGGTTGTTCAGGAGAGTTAAGAGCCGCAGTGTAAACGCATCGCAACACGTTGTCTAACTCAGACCATATATGTACTTGTATTATGTTTAACATGTGCGTATAGTTTATTATGGAAGTCTTGAATTACCTGGGACCTGCCTACGTGACAGCTGGAGGGTGCAGTCAGCTCTTATCAGTTCAAagacatttgttttattgtaggGCATATGTGTTGAGGAAATGAGATATAAAAGACATAAGCTGTACACAATTCAATATGTTCACTGTATTTATTGTCGGTAACACAATAGCTACAGAAACTGTTTGGCAATACACGTCTCAGGTTCTTCCAACAATGTCAGACACCTtcttaaaacaaaaatagtgccaTTGACAtgcatgaaataaaataagatcGGACAATAAAACACCGTACAGTAGAATAAATACTGGTTAGTGTATGTATAGCTATGTACATAAGGATAACGTGTAAAATGGAgtttgaataatgtcaatccCTTGTGTAtgttgttattacattatgttaCCTTATTGTGCATAAAGCTTTGAAAGAATAACCGTACCATGTGAACCTTAGCATAGACATGTTGGCACTGTATGTCTGAATGAGTGCCTGCAGTTTTGTCTTTACCCtctaaaaaaaataacaaagaAACGTAattattaaatgttttaaataccAAAATTGTGAAATTTGTAGACGTTGAAAGTCCTGTTTTACCGGCTCAACTCTTTCATTTGATGTGAAGTTATCATAGTCCAATGATTGAACATGACATCTAACAGTTAAGTATTATAAGGTTGGCAAAGAAAGCCTGGTCAActtcatcatctttatttataaGATATCGACTGATTTAATTCAAAATATGGCCAATTTTATGTgcgggaaacttctgaagcaattggagtcaggactcagagagacacgaggagagctggagctctggtgGCAGACACTGACGGAGCTTTGgggcttcggccggagaattctcacgacatgtcacgggccacggTCTGACCACGCGGTTGAGATGCCACCATCAATTCTGAAGAGACTCGTtcagagaataatcaacattcttcaatagatagactaaaccgctgaggacactgaatcacattTGTTGTCGCTTATGGCTCGAGGTCATCTGCACCCCGAGAAGGAAGTGTTCCAGGAGTCCCACAACAATGACTATCTCTGCCCGAGAGCTGCCCGGTCACAAACTGGTGACACCAACATGCTAGGGCAGCCCCTCCGTAAGGGACCCACCGGCTGCTCAAAGCTGGGCTTCTGCGTCAGAGGGCGAAAGATTAACATGTATACAGAATTATCCCCTGACATTTTAGAAATGCAAACGTTGTGCGTTCCTGCTTTTTACAAGGTTTCAGTAGAAAAAACATTCATGACATTTCCCCATTAGTGAGTTCTTGAAACTTCGGGAATATGTGTGTCGCTTGTgttatttaaaaacattgtaAATGAACCTCTGGATGTCATGTTTTCAGCTCCATTGGCCTCCAGATGTTACTCGCACGGCCGGGAGGAGACGGACGAGGAGTTTGACGCCCGCTGGGTGACGTACTTCAGCAAACCTGACATCGATGCCTGGGAGCTGAGGAAAGGTACCTTTGTGCTTTTTGAATATATTCTGGTgatgtgtcctcgcgctgttgTTAATAGTGTGGTTCATGTTATGGTTGTAGGCTTTCATTGAAAAGTGTGGACAAAAGAAAACATTCTGACAAAAGTTAGACCTGTTTCAGTGCATCTGGAAAAGTGTTCTGGTTGTTATAAACCCCGATGTTTCTAGGAGTTGGGTTTCATTCCCACTTTTAACACAACTGTGTGTATCGTTTCGATACAATGGTGCAATATAATGGTTGCTCTTCTAACTAATGTTTATTCTAAATATAGTACAGGCGAGAGATGCAAATAAAGGACACAGCAGGACATGTAGATGAGAACACCAGGTCAAGCTACATTTAATAAATGgataatattaaataaataacccAAAACTAAAAGGCTCACttcaacatttttaaataactaggtccctgaacgcaccacactCTGAACTACACACATATATAGTCAAAGTTACTgagggtccctgaacgcaccacactCTGAACTACACACAGATATAATTAAAGTCACTgagggtccctgaacgcaccacactctgaactacacacacacagctgggttactcagggtccttgaacgcaCCACAATTAGAACTACACACAGATATATTCAAAGTTACTGAGGGTTAAATAACTAGGTTGACGGTCCAATACACTCAAGAACCAAAGACACACACCTACGATATGCATAACATATGTATTGTCCCATTTCATGTTTTGTAATGGTTTGAGGCAATATtatgaatgtgtcattatgCTGCTGTCGAATCCTCGTCTCAGTACGacaccagtcacctctgtggaaacattggtataacTGCCTCTTTCATTTATATCGAACTGTATGTCTTTTAAAAATGGCCCTTGAGTCTCTTCAATAAAGCTGACGAATATCTTCTCCACAAGAAGttgcctctgcatgtgtgaccattacaaAGGGTTTCATCTCTCCGATTCTATTCCATCCAAGGCATGAACACCCTGATCGGGTACGACCTGGTGCCCGAGGCTAAGATCGTGGACTCGGCGCTCAGAGCGTGCCGGCGACTGAACGACTTGGCCAGCGCCATCCGTATCCTGGAGGCCGTTAAGGTGAGATCGCTTTGGGGTTAAGGGAAGTACTGAAGGAGAAAGGACACTTCACGGACACCGGGAGACGTCCTTAGGATGAGACGGAGGATGCTATTCGTGTTCCTCGGACGACTCAAAGCACTTTCAGAAAAAGATCCCAGTCCGTGTGTCTAGAGCGAGGGGTCAAAGAGACCCGATAGCTGTCCT from Pseudochaenichthys georgianus unplaced genomic scaffold, fPseGeo1.2 scaffold_928_arrow_ctg1, whole genome shotgun sequence carries:
- the LOC117444777 gene encoding cytochrome c oxidase subunit 5A, mitochondrial-like, which translates into the protein MFRAVFRLSSTGARCLVRSKPSISAPLASRCYSHGREETDEEFDARWVTYFSKPDIDAWELRKGMNTLIGYDLVPEAKIVDSALRACRRLNDLASAIRILEAVKDKAGPHKEIYPYLIQELQPTLSELGISTPEQLGMDKL